The Haladaptatus cibarius D43 genome window below encodes:
- a CDS encoding DUF420 domain-containing protein, with protein MESTVRNNVPALTALLTVVSLALVFAAVLGIVPKGSIPRAPDSVLGAIPHANAVISIVAVAVIGTAWRDIRRGNVARHRAGMLTGVVLFVAFLGLYLYRVSLEGPTSFAGPETVYQFVYLPVLAIHMLLAIACIPLLYYVLLLAISHPINELSQTNHPRVGRIAASLWLISFSLGVVVYALLYVVY; from the coding sequence ATGGAGTCTACGGTTCGAAACAACGTTCCGGCGCTGACCGCGCTGTTGACGGTCGTTTCGCTCGCGTTAGTGTTTGCCGCGGTGCTCGGAATCGTCCCCAAGGGGTCGATTCCGCGCGCACCCGATTCGGTTCTCGGCGCGATTCCGCACGCCAACGCCGTCATCAGCATCGTCGCGGTTGCGGTCATCGGAACCGCATGGCGCGACATTCGACGTGGAAACGTTGCCCGCCACCGCGCCGGGATGCTGACGGGCGTCGTGCTGTTCGTCGCCTTCCTCGGTCTGTACCTCTACCGCGTGTCGCTGGAGGGGCCGACCAGTTTCGCAGGCCCGGAAACCGTCTACCAGTTCGTCTACCTGCCGGTGCTGGCGATTCACATGCTGTTGGCCATCGCCTGTATTCCCCTGCTCTACTACGTCCTCCTGCTGGCGATTTCGCACCCAATCAACGAACTGTCGCAAACGAACCACCCCCGAGTTGGCCGAATCGCGGCGAGCCTGTGGCTAATTTCCTTTTCGCTCGGCGTGGTCGTTTACGCGCTGTTGTACGTGGTGTACTGA
- a CDS encoding LSM domain-containing protein gives MSGRPLDVLEASLNSVVTVQLKGGEEYTGTLTGYDQHMNLVIEDEDTTIIRGDNVVSINP, from the coding sequence ATGAGCGGACGACCACTCGACGTTCTCGAAGCGTCGCTGAACTCTGTCGTGACCGTACAGTTGAAGGGTGGCGAGGAGTACACCGGCACACTCACCGGCTACGACCAGCACATGAACCTCGTCATCGAAGACGAAGACACAACCATTATACGCGGCGATAACGTCGTTTCGATTAATCCATGA
- the purF gene encoding amidophosphoribosyltransferase — protein MSTGRDANLGGPTEKCGVVGASLAGRDAARPLYYSLYALQHRGQESAGIVTHDGFQQHDHVSMGLVGDAFDEGDIDGLNGSAGIGHVRYPTAGSVDKSCAQPFTVSFKSGSLALSHNGNLVNSDEIRDELAGKGHAFTSDGDTEVIAHDLARNLLKEDLIRAVKRTMNRIHGSYSLAIMHDDTVLGVRDPEGNRPLVIGKVDDGYVIASESAAIDTIDGELVRDVRPGELVVLQDDGEGYDSYQLVEREQTAHCFFEHVYFARPDSVIDGSLVYEVRRELGRKLWEESGIESDVVMPVPDSGRAFASGYAEAAQEDGSDVEFAEGMMKNRYVGRTFIMPTQDERERAVRLKLNPIKSTVEGRTVTIIDDSIVRGTTSTQLVQLLKDCGAEAVHMRIGAPPIVAPCYMGINMATREELIASNKSVAEIRDAIAADSLAYLSKEAIAESLAVQQGDLCLGCVTGEYPYDIEDEETDRDVSRPVIAGESD, from the coding sequence ATGTCAACTGGCCGGGACGCGAACCTCGGCGGGCCGACGGAGAAATGCGGCGTCGTCGGCGCGTCACTCGCAGGTCGAGACGCGGCACGCCCCCTCTACTACTCGCTGTACGCCCTCCAGCACCGCGGACAGGAGTCGGCGGGCATCGTGACTCATGACGGGTTTCAACAGCACGACCACGTTTCGATGGGCCTCGTCGGGGACGCCTTCGACGAAGGGGACATCGACGGACTCAACGGAAGCGCCGGAATCGGCCACGTTCGCTATCCGACCGCCGGAAGCGTGGACAAAAGCTGTGCGCAACCGTTCACCGTCTCGTTCAAGAGCGGGTCGCTCGCGCTCTCGCACAACGGCAATCTGGTCAACTCCGACGAGATTCGGGACGAACTCGCCGGAAAGGGCCACGCCTTCACTTCCGACGGCGACACGGAAGTCATCGCACACGATTTGGCGCGCAACCTGTTGAAAGAAGACCTCATCCGTGCAGTCAAGCGAACGATGAACCGAATCCATGGGTCGTACTCGCTCGCCATCATGCACGACGACACCGTCCTCGGCGTGCGCGATCCGGAAGGAAATCGCCCGCTCGTCATCGGAAAAGTAGACGACGGCTACGTCATCGCCTCCGAATCGGCGGCCATCGACACCATCGACGGCGAACTCGTCCGCGACGTGCGCCCCGGCGAACTCGTTGTCCTCCAAGACGACGGCGAAGGATACGATTCGTACCAACTCGTGGAGCGTGAGCAAACCGCCCACTGCTTTTTCGAACACGTCTATTTCGCGCGCCCGGACAGTGTCATCGACGGCAGTCTCGTCTACGAAGTGCGGCGGGAACTCGGCCGAAAACTCTGGGAGGAAAGCGGCATCGAGAGCGACGTCGTCATGCCCGTGCCCGACTCGGGTCGCGCGTTTGCCTCAGGATACGCCGAGGCCGCACAGGAGGACGGCTCTGACGTGGAGTTCGCGGAAGGGATGATGAAAAACCGCTACGTCGGGCGGACGTTCATCATGCCGACGCAGGACGAGCGCGAGCGCGCGGTGCGCCTCAAACTCAACCCCATCAAATCGACCGTCGAAGGCAGAACCGTGACCATCATCGACGACAGCATCGTCCGGGGGACGACTTCGACGCAACTCGTCCAACTGCTCAAGGACTGCGGGGCAGAAGCAGTCCACATGCGAATCGGTGCGCCGCCAATCGTCGCGCCGTGCTACATGGGCATCAACATGGCCACCCGCGAAGAACTCATCGCCTCGAACAAATCCGTGGCGGAGATTCGGGACGCCATCGCGGCGGACAGCCTCGCCTACCTCTCGAAGGAGGCCATCGCGGAATCGCTCGCCGTCCAGCAGGGTGACCTCTGTTTGGGTTGTGTGACTGGTGAATATCCCTACGACATCGAAGACGAAGAAACCGACCGCGACGTTTCGCGTCCCGTGATTGCAGGCGAGAGCGACTGA
- a CDS encoding 50S ribosomal protein L37e, with protein sequence MTGAGTPSQGKKNKTTHVKCRRCGEKSYHSRKKECSSCGFGKSSKKRSYEWQSRTDDN encoded by the coding sequence ATGACTGGCGCAGGAACCCCGAGCCAGGGCAAGAAGAATAAGACGACACACGTGAAATGCCGCCGCTGTGGCGAGAAATCCTACCACTCGCGCAAGAAGGAATGCTCGTCGTGCGGCTTCGGTAAGTCGAGTAAGAAACGAAGCTACGAGTGGCAGAGTCGAACAGACGACAACTAA